One genomic window of Arachis stenosperma cultivar V10309 chromosome 10, arast.V10309.gnm1.PFL2, whole genome shotgun sequence includes the following:
- the LOC130954714 gene encoding probable protein phosphatase 2C 9: MDNLCCFNSVSQVVGGRSSCSSGKGRSSQYAVKYGFSLVKGKANHPMEDYHVAKFVQSRGQELGLFAIYDGHLGDTVPAYLQKHLLSNILKEADFWNDPNGSIIKAYETTDQAILSHNPDLGRGGSTAVTAILINNQQLWIANVGDSRAVLSRGGQAIQMTVDHEPNTERGIIENKGGFVSNMPGDVARVNGQLAVSRAFGDRNLKSHLRSDPDVQHCDIEQDTELLILASDGLWKVMANQEAVDIAKKIKDPQKAAKQLAAEALNRDSKDDISCIVVRFK; the protein is encoded by the exons ATGGATAATCTCTGTTGCTTCAATTCTGTCTCTCAG GTGGTTGGAGGTCGTTCTTCATGTAGCTCCGGCAAGGGTAGGAGCTCTCAGTATGCAGTCAAGTATGGCTTCAGTCTAGTTAAAGGGAAAGCGAATCACCCAATGGAGGACTATCACGTGGCGAAATTTGTCCAGTCGAGAGGGCAAGAGCTAGGACTTTTCGCTATCTATGACGGACACTTGGGAGACACTGTTCCAGCATATCTACAAAAGCATCTGCTTTCTAATATCTTGAAGGAA GCAGACTTCTGGAATGATCCAAACGGTTCCATCATTAAGGCGTACGAGACAACGGATCAGGCCATTCTTTCTCACAATCCTGATCTGGGACGAGGCGGATCAACTGCAGTGACTGCAATTCTAATAAATAATCAGCAATTGTGGATAGCGAATGTTGGAGATTCACGAGCAGTTCTGTCACGGGGAGGGCAGGCCATACAGATGACGGTAGATCATGAGCCCAATACTGAAAGGGGCATAATCGAGAACAAAGGCGGATTTGTCTCAAACATGCCAG gagatgttgcaagAGTGAACGGGCAGCTTGCAGTGTCTCGGGCATTCGGAGACAGAAACCTCAAATCGCACTTGCGATCTGATCCTGATGTACAACATTGTGACATTGAACAAGATACTGAGCTTTTGATTCTGGCTAGTGATGGTCTTTGGAAG GTAATGGCAAACCAAGAAGCAGTGGATATTGCGAAAAAGATCAAAGATCCTCAAAAGGCGGCGAAACAGCTAGCTGCGGAGGCATTGAACAGAGACAGTAAAGATGACATTTCATGCATTGTAGTTCGTTTCAAGTGA